The genomic region AGGTATCTGCCCAAGCAGACGTAAGGACAACGATGACGCTGAATGGTAACACATTAACAAGTGTCGCGAACGGTTTAACTTTGCTAACGTTAGGGACGGATTACACGGTTGTGGGCAACACAGTTACAATCCTGAAGGCGTACTTGGCGAGTCAGTCAGTCGGCACGACAAACTTGATATTCACATTCAGCGGAGGAGCAACACAGACGCTTGCAATCACGGTAAGTGAAACGACACCAGCACCGGGTTCAGGTTCTGCATCAGTACCAAGTTCAACACCAACACCAGAGCCAGCACCGGAGCCAGAGAAAGAAATAGGTTCAATTCCACCACCTAAACCATTCTACATTGATGGAGTTAATATGGATGTAATTAAAGCACTGGTAGCAAAAGCGGATTCTGCACCTGTAGTATCATTTAAGGATGTGCCGGCGATTACCCCAAATGCTAAAGCAATCGGGTTTGCGACTAAGCTTGGGATTATCAACGGATATGATGATGGTTCATTTCGTGCTCGTGCTACGATAACTAGAGCAGAGTTTGCATCTATGCTAGTAAGAGCACTTGGATTAACGTCAGAAGGTTCCCCCGAATTTAAAGACACTCAAGGTCACTGGGCGGCCAATGCCATTGCTGCATTAAAAACATTAGACATTGCTAAGGGTTACTTAGACGGAACATTCAAACCGGATCAGTCGATCACCAGAGCGGAAATCGTAGCTATGCTTTCAGAAGTAATGAACACTTCTTTTGTGAGAAACAATAAGTTCAAAGATGTTATAGGTCACTGGGCAGAGGCAGAGATTGGTACATTATCAGATATGGGGATTGTAAAGGGTACACCGGATGGTGTATTCAGACCGAATGCTAATGCTACGAGATATGAGTCGTTACTCATGATCTTACGTATGCTGAATGCCAGTCTTGATCATTCGCTAAACGTAGAATAGAGAAATAGCGAATGAAGATCCGATCGAACAGATGCTGGGTAAACTAGTGAACCTGAAATCTCATACTCTAAAATAGGCTTAGGACCGATTCCCAATATTTTCACCTGGGAATCGGTCGTTTAAATTTAGACATTGATAATGTAGTTCATCAGCTGCAACTCTTGTCGAATCTCCGTTATAAAAGGGTTTCACACTAATATCTGCATAATATAGAGGAAGCAAAGTCTTTGTTTTTATCTTTTGTCATGTATCAAGAAATCCTACTCCACTTTAAACAAGCCAGCATGGTCTTCATAGTACGAAGTAATGAAATCACGAAATTCCCCAACAGCAGGAGATAACCATTTTTGTTTGACCCAGGAGAGGCTAATTGGATATATAGCTGAATCATCATCAATTTTTACATAACGTAACCCCAGTGCTCTACACACGGAGATCGGAAGTAATGCAACACCCTGATTAAGCCTGATAATTTCAAGCAGGGTATGAGAATCAACCTCAAATGCAAGGTTGGGCAGGAAGCCTGCTTTTTCACAGAGCATGGTGGTAAATCGGCTGTACTCCTTATTATCGGCAAGGGAAATAAAGGGCTCATTTGCAACAACATTTAATGAGATGCTTGTTTCTCCGCCGTATGCATGATTCATGGGCACAACCAGAACAATATCCTCCTCGACCAGGACAACACTCTCAATCTCCTCATCCTGAATCGGATGCCCCGTAATGCCCAGATGCATGTCGCCTTTCTTCAATCCTGTAATAATTTCACTACGAGTCCCAATACCTTGATGAAGCTTGGTTTCGGGGGAATCGTTGATATAGTCACTAATAAGTCCAGTGAGGAATCGGGTATTGGTAATCGAGATCCTGATCGTATTGGAGATCTGCTTTTCCTCCGCTTTAATCTCCATCTCTGCATTTTCAATTTCAATAAAAATCCTGTTCACATGTTTCAATAAAATTTCACCTGAGGAATTCAATTGAATATTTCGTCCTCTCCTATGAAATAAGGGGGTACCCAGTTCATCCTCAAGTCTTTTAATCGTCAAGCTTAGGGAAGGTTGAGCAATATTCAATTGCGCAGCTGCCTTAGAGATATGTTCAGTATAGGCAACGGTCTGAAAGTATTTGAGCTGAAGCAACTCCATTGATCCGCACTCCTTATTTATTCTGATAAATATATATAGTACTTATTATGTATTATATTAAATTTAAATATTGATGTAGAATTTTTTTATGAGATACAGATCAAATTTTTATATAACAAAACTTAACTAAATTTATAAGGTAGGTGTCTTTGATGAAAATCGATGTGAATAACATAGCTAAAAATCTGAATACACCCCTAACGGCTCCGGCATACCCAATGCCACCGTACAAATTCGTGAATCGTGAATACTTGAATATTATTTACCGAACCGATGAAAAAGCGTTGCGAGCAGCCGTGCCAGAGCCTCTGGAAATTACGGAACCTTTGGTTAAATTTGAAGTGATGTGGATGCCGGATGTTTCTGGACTGGGTGCTTATACCGAAGCTGGACAAGTTATCCCTGTGCAATTTAATGGGGAGGAAGGCGATTATGTGCATTCAATGTACGTAGACAATTTCCCCGCGATTGCGAGTGGTCGAGAGCTCACTGCCTATCCGAAAAAGCTGGGCGCACCCAAGTTGTATACCGATTCGGATACACTTGTTGGCACACTTGATTATGGAACACTGCGTGTAGCCACGGCAACGATGGGCTATAAACATGTGGAGATGGATAAGGAGCTCGCCAAACGTGAAATATGCCGACCTAATTTTATGATTAAGATTGCTACGGACTATACCGGGAATTTAAGAATATGTGATCTGATCCGAACTCAAATTACGGATATTAAAGTGAAAGAGGCCTGGACAGGACCTGCCCGGCTTCAACTGTTCGAACATGCATTGGCACCTCTTGCAGATCTGCCTGTGTTGGAAGTGGTGTCCGCTTCTCATATCCTTACGAACCTAACCTTAAACGCTGCACAACCTGTATATAACTATCTGGAAGAGAAATAAGGAGGAAAAATAAAATGAGAATTGCAATTGTAGGGGCAGGTTCTTTGGGAACCATCGTAGGGGCATACCTTGCAGATGGCGGACTTGACGTTGAGTTAATTGATGCATATCAGGAACATGTAAATGCTCTAAATCAGACAGGTGCTAAAGTAACGGGTACCACAGAGTTTCAGGCCAAAGTAAAAGCCATTACTCCTGATCAAAAATCAGGACAATATGACCTCGTGTTACTTTTAACCAAACAACTTTATAACGATTCCATTCTTCAGGAACTACTTCCATTCTTGAAAGAAGACAGTATGGTATTGTCCTTGCAGAACGGGATTCCGGAAGAAAAAGTGGCGTCCATCGTGGGTGAAAAAAGAGTTATCGCTGGCTCCGTTGAATTTGGCGCTACGTTCATTGAACCAGGTGTATCAAGTCTGACTACCGAGTATACTCAATTTAAACAGTATGCTTTTCAGATTGGCGAATTAAATGGTGAAATCACCGAACGAATTCAACGCGTGAAATCGGTGTTGGACCTTGTGGGCGGAACACATATTTCCGATAACCTGGTTGGAACCAAATGGTCCAAGTTGTTGATTAACAATGCCTTCAGTGGTTTATCGGCTGCATTGAATGGTGAGTACGGGGACATTATTGATCATGAAGCCGGCATAGTTAGTGCAGCTCATATAGCGGACGAAACGATTAAAGTTGCTCGCGCCAATGGAGTGACATTGGTTAAAATGAATGGATTCGACATCGCTTCACTTGAACTGAAAAGCGAAGAAGACATCCCTGAACGGGTGAAAACTCTACGCTACGTGATGGAGCCCTCCAGACTGCTCAAAGCAAGCATGCTTCAAGATCTGGAGAAAAAACGCAAAACGGAGATTGATTATATTAACGGGGTTGTGTCAAGCAGAGCAAAAGGTACCGGTATTGCGACACCTTATAATGATTTAGTTGTGCAACTGGTCAAATCTGCTGAAGAAACTCAAACCGTTCCTGATTTTGACACGAATATTAAAGCTTTTGAAGAACTATTAAGTGCACAAAAATAAATTCAACTATTCCAACTGAAAGTCGCTAATATAGCGGCTTTTTTGTTGTATCCGAAAATCTTGTCAGGCTTGATTTTATGAGGGATAGAATATTCTTCGTAATTTTTGTTTCCTAATATTATACAAAAAGGGGAATTGAATTTGGTATAATATAGACTTGCTGGTTATTTTTCTAATAGAAGGAGATTCATTATGAGGTACTCTTGGTGGGAATTCGGGTTTTATTTGGTTGTATTGATGTTTGTCTTGTTTATGCAAATAAACGAATATCCTTTATTTCTGATTGTGGGGGTTGTAGTCGTTACCATTCTTATCGCATTTATTAAGCATGTTTTTTATCCTTTAGTATTTGATAAGCGTATAGATCGTCTAGAGTCCTTTTTATCCAAGCAGCAAAATACACCTGGGACATACATTATTTATGTTCTTGCGAACAGACTTGATGATGAGGTAGAACTAGTCATGGAGCAAATTATGCAGAAATATAAACGGAAATCGACGCAGGCCTCGTTCAAGGCAGCTTATGGATTATATCGCAAAGATATGTTTGCTATTCGGCAAGCTGTACCTCATATTGGATTATCGGACTACCGTACATATTATGAAACCATTTTACTCTTGGAAGACGGGAGAAGTGATGAGGCGAGGGAAAGACTTCAATCCATTAAAAAAAAGTGGATGCGATCAACATTGCTTGCCTATATTGAACTCAAAGCAGAAAACCGTGATACCGCCATCCAGCACGCACATGAAGCACTTAACTCTTCCAGAGGTGTTGATCGTTATGTCTTATATAAGGAATACGAAAAAGTATTACCAGAAGTTGTTGGACACTTATCGTAAAATGGTAAAAATATTATAAAAAAATAAACCGTGCTCCACGGTTTATTTTTTTATATTTGCTGGCACAAGGGCCAGTCTATCCTTAGCAAAAATAGAGGGTAGAACCGTCAATAACCTCTCACGAGTAAGGGGATCGTCGTAGTTCCAGCCAGCTTCTACTATATGTACTTTACTGGGTGCCAGCATTCCAACCAAACTTTGGAGCGTAGAAGGGATATGTACATTCATCTCCTCCTGAGGTACCATCACGAAATTTCGGTCTCCAGTGTATTGCGTGATTTTATTAAAATCGATTTGTATCCACGGTCTGCCATCAACGATCAGCTGATTTACGGATTCAGTGGGTCGAAAGCCAAGTGATTCATACAGGGTAGCGGCAAATCCCGTCTGTCCCATAACATATATATTCTTGCCTAGCATCAGATAGACAGTAGCTCGTTCTCCAGCAATATAATCATCCGCCAATTGTCGCCGGATCCTCCTGACACTATCCTCATAGCGGTCGATCCACTGTTCAGCCGTTCTGCTTCGACCGAAAAGACCCGCAATATAACGAAGACGCTCAAAAGTGCTGGTTGATTCGCGATAGACGATGGTTGGGGCAATGGCATCCAGACGAGGTAACTGCTGCTCACTATAGTTGCCTAGCAGTATAAGATCAGGCTTAAGCAGGGAGACTTGTTCCGGTGCACCTTGTAGTCCAATATCCGGGATGTGATGCAGTTTGTTTCGATATATGACTTGTGATTTCATTGTAGTTATACCCGCACCGACTGGGTGGATACCGATAGCAAGTAACTCACCAAGGGTATTGGTACCTGTGGCCACGATTCGTACAGCCGCATCAGGGAGGGAAATCTGCCTGCCAAGGGAATCCGTGATCGTTCTTTGCCTGGTCCGCCTTAGTATATTGGCGTATTCCCGTGGAGGGTGTCCTGTGAGCTGATGAAAGCGACGACTGAAATAGTACTCATCCTTAAAACCGACTTGTCGGGATATTTCACGTAAAGTCTCGGTAGAACTGGACAGTAGCCTTTTAGCATGCTGGACCCTGAGCTCTGTCAGGTAGTCCGTCGGCTTCTTACCCGTCATCAACTTAAACAATTTGCTATATTGCCATCGAACCATGCCGGCCATTTCGGCCAAGAACTCTACCGTCAGATCTTCGTAATAGTGCTGTTCCATATAGCTGAGTGTACGCTGTACCGCTTGATCACTTTGCACTGGCGGAGGAGCGCTTTCTAGCTGAGCCATCAGGCCAAGTATCAGTTGCAGGCGAGCCTGAGTAACTGCTAATTTTGAATGATGAGTAGAAGGGTATTTTTTTTCCTGCAACCGATTTTGCTTGTTGGATTGCAAAAGGGATGGAGCTACCCAGTCCTCTCCTGCCAATGCCAATTTTATATTAGAAAGAGATAGCCTGTAAGGAAAGCCCAGAATAAGAGGAGGGCAAGCCGGAAGCAGAGTCAACTGATCCACCTGAAAAGCAAGAAAGGTCAACCGAGCTACATTCGCTTGCTCTTTTATCGTTTTAAGTATGTAGGATTGCTGAGTAGGGAGAAGAATACAACTACCTTGGCTCAGATCTTGCGAAATGTTGTTCGTCAACAGGCGAATTCCATGATCCAGAGTAATAAGCAGTGTATATTCATTGGCATCCTTGCTCTTGGTTGATGGATTATGATGATTGGTTTCCTCAAGTGGTGTGAGTTGAAGCAGATCACGCTGCTGCAGTTGGATGTATAGGGAAGCCATTTGCATTCGGGAGCACTCCAATCTAGTGATAACAATTCTCAATTACTAGTTTACCACATTTTACACGTTAGAGAATGTTTCGTTGCAAACCTTATTACACGCAGTACAAATTTACAAAATCAAAAAAATCCTCCATAGCCCAAAGGGGGTGGAGGATTTCGACGTTATCAAGCGTTATTGTTGATTCATCCATTTTGGCAATTCATCAAGCAATTGCTCCAGTGCCAGCAGGTTGTCGGTATTCCATTCGGCTGATGCTGTGTAGACGTGTCCTTGCTGAACGGCCGGCAACGTTTTCCACAAAGTGCTTTGTAATAAGCGTTCAGATTCAGCTCGGCTTTCGTCATTATCGAGCGTTAGGACAAAGAGATGATCTCCTGCATAGTCCGGCATTAGTTCTTCCGAAAGTTGGACAAATGTTTGGTCCTTGTCGATAATATTTTGCTGAATTGCTGGCGGAATTGCAAATCCGTGCTCTTGATACAAGACTACACCCAAGGAACGATTGCCCATCACATAGAGCTGTTTACCTAACTGCAAGAAGATGGTCGCTGTCTCGCCCTCAGCCACATTCAGCTTGTCCCACATCGCTTCCGCTTTTGTATCAAATCTGCTTATCCATTGCTCTGCCTCATCCTGTTTGCCAAAAATGTTACCTAGCTCGCGTACGCGTTCTGTAAAAGGTAAGGCCGAGTTGAACGGAATGGTAGGCGCAATCTTCGAAAAAGCAGCGTTTCGGTCAGCATCTTGGTTATAACCATTCAAAATCAAGTCAGGCTGCAAGGCCGTAATTGCCTCCAAATCACCAGGGTTCCCGACATCCTCAATACCTTCTAATCGGTCTACAATATAGCTTTCAGAAGCATGGACCAGATTTGCTCCTACGACCGGGAGATCCATTGCCAGGAGATCTCCAAGGGTTGAACCAAGATAGATCACTCGTTGTGGTTGAGTTGGTATTTCAGTTACTTCGCCTGTTTGGGTTGTATAGCTTTTTGTCGTTTGCTCGTTGGTCTTCACAGGTTCTTGCGAAGAGGTGCTCTCCGAACGGCTGCATGCTGCAAGGACGGATAGAAGAAGGAAGCATGCTCCCCATATGAATAGGTGTTTCTTAATTGTACTGTTCATCATTATTTCCCCCTGAATTCTCTTTACTCATTGATAACCATTATCAATTACAACGTAATTATAGGTGCCTTTTCAGCGGCTTACAATGAAAAAAACGCAGTGAATTTATTTGTACAAATGTCAATGCGTTCATCTATTTGTTCGTTGCATTATTTTCAATCCGCAGATGCGCTGTCATCGGAGTAGGCGTGGTCAAAAACAGCTTGCTATATAAGGAATTAATAACATTTGGATAATAATGACATTGACAACTGCAGGTTTTTCCAAAATAATAGTATGTAATTGAATACTGGTACCTTTAATTCAGTCCAGAGAGGCTGGCAAGGGCAGCGGATTTCATAATCACGCGAGAATCAGGGCATATTCCGTAATAGGATGCTCTGTGTCTTCGCGCGGATTATGATGCAAAAAGAGGCTACTTGTCAGTGTATAACTTGACGAGTAGCCTCTTTTTTTCTGCTTTTTATGGTATCAGATACACTTTACGTTGGGGGTATTCTGATGAGCAAACAAGATCAAGAGTTTTCATGGCAAGCTGTGCCGAAATCGCAAAGAAACCACTTTTGGAAGACGTTATCCGTCATGCTCGGTTTCACATTTTTCTCAGCCAGTATGCTGGCAGGAGGGACGTTGGGCGTAAGCTTGACGTTCATGGAGTTCATTGGCATCGTGCTTGCAGGCAATCTGGTGCTCGGTATCTATACAGGGGCACTGGCACATATCGCTGCCAAAACGGGCCTGTCCACACATTTGCTTGCTAAATATGCGTTCGGTGCAAAAGGGTCGTATCTGCCTTCGTTCCTGCTAGGATTCACACAGGTTGGATGGTTCGGAGTCGGCGTAGCCATGTTCGCGATTCCGGTCGCCAAAGCTATGGATTGGAACGTGTACCTGTTGATTATCGTGTTTGGACTTGCCATGACAGCGTCAGCCATCTTCGGCATGAAGTCACTCGTCATTCTCGGATATATCGCGGTTCCTGCGATTGCCATTCTCGGTGGTTACTCCATGTTCGAAGGTGCAGGTTCGCTGGGTGGTCTACAAGGGTTGCTTGATTACACGCCGACTCAGTCGCTTACCGCGGCGGCAGCATTAACGATCTGTATCGGATCATTCATAAGCGGCGGAACGCTGACACCCGATTTTGCCCGGTTTTCACGGACATCCAAACAGGCCGTTACCGCAACAGTTATTGCATTCTTTCTGGGTAACTCACTCATGTTTCTCTTCGGTGCAGTTGGAGCAATGGCCTATAACCTAGCCGATATCTCAGAGGTCATGTTCCTGCAAGGATTAATCATCCCAGCAATCATCGTTTTGGGCTTGAATATCTGGACCACAAACGATAATGCACTGTACGCTTCAGGTCTTGGTTTTGCCAACATCACCAAAATTTCGAAGAAATTCTTCGTCATCGTTAACGGCATCGTTGGTACTGTATTCGCGATGTGGATGTACAACAATTTCGTCAGTTTCCTAAACGTACTTGGCGCGGCGGTACCATCCATCGGGGCCATTATTATCGCAGATTACTTCATTGTAAAACGTAGAAACTATAAGCCATTTGCCGACATGTCATTCAAAAATGTAAACTGGGTAGCGATGGCCGCATGGGCCATCGGCGTGGCATTCGCCCAACTGGCTCCTGGCGTAACACCATTGAACGCACTGCTTGGTACAGCAGTAGCCTATATCATCTTGATGCTGATTGTTCCTGCGAAAGAATCCAAAGAAATGGGGAAAATAAATGATTATACAGAACGCAAAATTGCGGGGTAAAGAAGGACTATGGAATATCGTTGTGAAAGACGGGAAGTTCGAACGAATCACACAATCGCTGGAAGTGAACGACAATGAGGAAGTCCTGGATGTCAACGGATCGCTTGTCCTGCCACCGTTCATTGAACCTCATATTCATCTCGATACAACGCTAACCGCAGGCGAGCCGGAATGGAATCTAAGCGGAACACTGTTCGAAGGCATTCAGCGCTGGTCAGAGCGCAAGGCTTTCTTGACACATGAGGATGTCAAAACACGTTCCAAAACGGCATTGAAATGGCAATTGGCACAGGGTATCCAACATGTGCGGACACATGTAGACGTTACCGATCCAAGCTTGATCGCCGTTAAAGCCATGCTTGAAGTAAAAGAAGAAATGTCTCCATATATGGATATCCAGCTTGTTGCTTTTCCGCAGGAAGGCATTCACTCTTATCCAAACGGTGCAGAGTTGCTGGAAGAGTCGTTAAAAATGGGCGTTGATGTAGTCGGCGGCATTCCACACTTTGAATTCACACGTGAATACGGCGTTGATTCAATGAAAGTTGCGTTTGATCTGGCCGAAAAATACGATCGTCTCATCGATATCCATTGCGATGAAATCGATGATGAGCAATCCCGTTTTGTTGAAGTCGTTGCCAAGGAGGCTTACGAGCGTGGACTGGGTTCACGCACAACGGCAAGCCACACAACAGCGATGGGGTCATACAATGACGCTTATACGTACAAATTGTTCCGTCTGCTGAAGATGGCTGATTTGAACTTTGTCTCCAATCCCCTGGTCAACATTCACCTGCAAGGACGCTTCGACACGTATCCGAAGAGAAGAGGGCTTACGCGTGTCAAAGAGTTGCAGGAAGCAGGTCTGAATGTATGTTTCGGCCATGATGACATCTTCGATCCGTGGTATCCGCTCGGCACAGGCAACATGCTTCAAGTGCTGCATATGGGGATTCACGCTTCCCAGTTGCTTGGTTATGACCAGATCGTGAATTCAATCGACCTTATTACGAAAAACAGTGCAAGAACGTTACACATCGAGGATGTATACGGTGTTGAAGAAGGCAAACCTGCCAACTTCATCGTACTTGAAGCAGAGAATGAATATGAGGCTGTTCGCAAACAATCCGGCGTACTTTATTCCTTCAGAGGTGGCCGTAAAATCGCGGAATCGAAGCCACGAGATACATCCATCATTTTTGAGGGCGGTACAGAGAAGGTTACTTTCAATAAATAAATTTTCTTTCATAACCTCGGTCTCAACCTAAATCACACAGAAATAATATACCGATTAAAAGCCGCTATTAGAGCTGCTTTTAATCGGTATATTAATTATGATATAACATCTTAGTGATGGAGGAAGTTGCTATGGATCTAAGCTCTGCATTCACACTGGAATCTCGCGATAGCGAGCAGATAGATGTATTTTGAAGATTGACTTTAGGATGGTTGCATTATAATATAAGCATGCACTTATATTCTACGGAAGGAGAAAGTGATATGGATTCAATTCAAGAAGCAGCTGATAAGCTAAAATTGTTGGGTGACAAAACACGTCTTACGATACTTACACTCCTCAAGGAACGTGAATGGTGCGTATGTGAATTTGTAGAAATTTTGGACATGTCACAACCGGGCATTAGTCAGCATTTACGCAAGTTGAAAGATCAAGGGTTGGTTAAGGAGAGCAAACGCGGTCAGTGGGTATATTACTCTTTGAATGTAGAGAATACACCTTATATCAAGTCAGTCTTGGAATTCATGCCGGATTCGGTGGAGATCCTTAAGTCTTTAAACAAAGAGAACTATACTTCAACGTGTAATTAATTTTTTATTTATATATAAGCACATAGTTATATACTAATATGAAATGAAATGAATAGAAAAGAAAAGAGGGATGTGTTTGTTATCTACGCTGCTCGCTTGCATTATCTTTTTAATCACACTTGTGCTTGTAATTTGGCAGCCTAAAAACCTGTCCATTGGTTGGTCTGCTTGCGGCGGAGCAATTCTTGCTTTACTGGTGGGTGTGGTCAATCTCCAAGACGTATGGGATGTGACGCAAATCGTATGGAATGCGACACTTGCATTTGTCGCAATCATTCTGATTTCGTTAATTTTGGATCGTATTGGATTATTCGAATGGGCTGCTTTACATATGGCGAGAGCTGCTCATGGCAACGGTGTCCGGATGTTTGTTTATGTCTCCATATTGGGAGCAGTGGTTTCTGCTTTCTTTGCCAATGACGGAGGCGCATTGATTTTGACACCGATTGTTCTAGCCATGGTGCGTGCGCTGAATTTCGATGAGAAAAAAGTATTTCCATTTATTATAGCCAGTGGATTTATTGCGGACACGACATCCTTGCCGTTCATTGTAAGTAACCTGGTGAACATCGTGTCTGCCGATTTCTTTGGTATTACGTTTATGGAATATGCAGGAAGGATGTTTGTCCCGAATCTGTTCTCACTGGCGGCGAGTATCGGCGTACTGTATCTCTTTTTCCGAAAGAGTATTCCAAAACGCTTTGATGCGAATGAATTGAAACCTCCGATATCTGCGATTAAGGATATGAAAATGTTTCGGTTATCGTGGGTGGTGTTGGGGGTTCTGCTCATTGGATACTTCACCAGTGAATTTATCGGAATACCCGTATCCTTTGTGGCAGGTGTTGTCGCAATATTCTTCCTCATCATGGCTTCCCGCAGTTCTGCTGTGCCGACTACTATGCTTATCAAAGAAGCACCTTGGGCAATCGTATTCTTCTCCATCGGCATGTATGTAGTGGTGTATGGTCTACGTAATGCCGGTTTGACGGACCTTCTGGCTGTAGTTATTCAGGCGGTGGCAGATCAAGGATTGTTTGCTGCAACGATAGGTATGGGT from Paenibacillus sp. FSL R5-0341 harbors:
- a CDS encoding LysR family transcriptional regulator produces the protein MELLQLKYFQTVAYTEHISKAAAQLNIAQPSLSLTIKRLEDELGTPLFHRRGRNIQLNSSGEILLKHVNRIFIEIENAEMEIKAEEKQISNTIRISITNTRFLTGLISDYINDSPETKLHQGIGTRSEIITGLKKGDMHLGITGHPIQDEEIESVVLVEEDIVLVVPMNHAYGGETSISLNVVANEPFISLADNKEYSRFTTMLCEKAGFLPNLAFEVDSHTLLEIIRLNQGVALLPISVCRALGLRYVKIDDDSAIYPISLSWVKQKWLSPAVGEFRDFITSYYEDHAGLFKVE
- a CDS encoding acetoacetate decarboxylase translates to MKIDVNNIAKNLNTPLTAPAYPMPPYKFVNREYLNIIYRTDEKALRAAVPEPLEITEPLVKFEVMWMPDVSGLGAYTEAGQVIPVQFNGEEGDYVHSMYVDNFPAIASGRELTAYPKKLGAPKLYTDSDTLVGTLDYGTLRVATATMGYKHVEMDKELAKREICRPNFMIKIATDYTGNLRICDLIRTQITDIKVKEAWTGPARLQLFEHALAPLADLPVLEVVSASHILTNLTLNAAQPVYNYLEEK
- a CDS encoding ketopantoate reductase family protein, with the translated sequence MRIAIVGAGSLGTIVGAYLADGGLDVELIDAYQEHVNALNQTGAKVTGTTEFQAKVKAITPDQKSGQYDLVLLLTKQLYNDSILQELLPFLKEDSMVLSLQNGIPEEKVASIVGEKRVIAGSVEFGATFIEPGVSSLTTEYTQFKQYAFQIGELNGEITERIQRVKSVLDLVGGTHISDNLVGTKWSKLLINNAFSGLSAALNGEYGDIIDHEAGIVSAAHIADETIKVARANGVTLVKMNGFDIASLELKSEEDIPERVKTLRYVMEPSRLLKASMLQDLEKKRKTEIDYINGVVSSRAKGTGIATPYNDLVVQLVKSAEETQTVPDFDTNIKAFEELLSAQK
- a CDS encoding AraC family transcriptional regulator — its product is MQMASLYIQLQQRDLLQLTPLEETNHHNPSTKSKDANEYTLLITLDHGIRLLTNNISQDLSQGSCILLPTQQSYILKTIKEQANVARLTFLAFQVDQLTLLPACPPLILGFPYRLSLSNIKLALAGEDWVAPSLLQSNKQNRLQEKKYPSTHHSKLAVTQARLQLILGLMAQLESAPPPVQSDQAVQRTLSYMEQHYYEDLTVEFLAEMAGMVRWQYSKLFKLMTGKKPTDYLTELRVQHAKRLLSSSTETLREISRQVGFKDEYYFSRRFHQLTGHPPREYANILRRTRQRTITDSLGRQISLPDAAVRIVATGTNTLGELLAIGIHPVGAGITTMKSQVIYRNKLHHIPDIGLQGAPEQVSLLKPDLILLGNYSEQQLPRLDAIAPTIVYRESTSTFERLRYIAGLFGRSRTAEQWIDRYEDSVRRIRRQLADDYIAGERATVYLMLGKNIYVMGQTGFAATLYESLGFRPTESVNQLIVDGRPWIQIDFNKITQYTGDRNFVMVPQEEMNVHIPSTLQSLVGMLAPSKVHIVEAGWNYDDPLTRERLLTVLPSIFAKDRLALVPANIKK
- a CDS encoding ABC transporter substrate-binding protein, with translation MMNSTIKKHLFIWGACFLLLSVLAACSRSESTSSQEPVKTNEQTTKSYTTQTGEVTEIPTQPQRVIYLGSTLGDLLAMDLPVVGANLVHASESYIVDRLEGIEDVGNPGDLEAITALQPDLILNGYNQDADRNAAFSKIAPTIPFNSALPFTERVRELGNIFGKQDEAEQWISRFDTKAEAMWDKLNVAEGETATIFLQLGKQLYVMGNRSLGVVLYQEHGFAIPPAIQQNIIDKDQTFVQLSEELMPDYAGDHLFVLTLDNDESRAESERLLQSTLWKTLPAVQQGHVYTASAEWNTDNLLALEQLLDELPKWMNQQ
- the codB gene encoding cytosine permease; its protein translation is MSKQDQEFSWQAVPKSQRNHFWKTLSVMLGFTFFSASMLAGGTLGVSLTFMEFIGIVLAGNLVLGIYTGALAHIAAKTGLSTHLLAKYAFGAKGSYLPSFLLGFTQVGWFGVGVAMFAIPVAKAMDWNVYLLIIVFGLAMTASAIFGMKSLVILGYIAVPAIAILGGYSMFEGAGSLGGLQGLLDYTPTQSLTAAAALTICIGSFISGGTLTPDFARFSRTSKQAVTATVIAFFLGNSLMFLFGAVGAMAYNLADISEVMFLQGLIIPAIIVLGLNIWTTNDNALYASGLGFANITKISKKFFVIVNGIVGTVFAMWMYNNFVSFLNVLGAAVPSIGAIIIADYFIVKRRNYKPFADMSFKNVNWVAMAAWAIGVAFAQLAPGVTPLNALLGTAVAYIILMLIVPAKESKEMGKINDYTERKIAG
- a CDS encoding cytosine deaminase codes for the protein MIIQNAKLRGKEGLWNIVVKDGKFERITQSLEVNDNEEVLDVNGSLVLPPFIEPHIHLDTTLTAGEPEWNLSGTLFEGIQRWSERKAFLTHEDVKTRSKTALKWQLAQGIQHVRTHVDVTDPSLIAVKAMLEVKEEMSPYMDIQLVAFPQEGIHSYPNGAELLEESLKMGVDVVGGIPHFEFTREYGVDSMKVAFDLAEKYDRLIDIHCDEIDDEQSRFVEVVAKEAYERGLGSRTTASHTTAMGSYNDAYTYKLFRLLKMADLNFVSNPLVNIHLQGRFDTYPKRRGLTRVKELQEAGLNVCFGHDDIFDPWYPLGTGNMLQVLHMGIHASQLLGYDQIVNSIDLITKNSARTLHIEDVYGVEEGKPANFIVLEAENEYEAVRKQSGVLYSFRGGRKIAESKPRDTSIIFEGGTEKVTFNK
- a CDS encoding metalloregulator ArsR/SmtB family transcription factor, which produces MDSIQEAADKLKLLGDKTRLTILTLLKEREWCVCEFVEILDMSQPGISQHLRKLKDQGLVKESKRGQWVYYSLNVENTPYIKSVLEFMPDSVEILKSLNKENYTSTCN